One Chitinophagaceae bacterium C216 genomic window carries:
- the hupB gene encoding DNA-binding protein HU-beta — translation MNKSELIEKLAKDAGITKTQANAALDSFIDAVTKTLKKGDKVTLVGFGTFSVSKRAARNGRNPQTGAVIKIKAKKVARFKAGKELASKL, via the coding sequence ATGAACAAGTCTGAATTGATTGAAAAGCTTGCTAAAGATGCCGGCATTACTAAAACACAAGCTAATGCTGCCTTAGATTCATTCATTGATGCTGTTACTAAAACCTTGAAAAAAGGAGATAAAGTAACTCTGGTAGGTTTTGGTACTTTCTCTGTATCTAAAAGAGCTGCACGTAACGGACGCAACCCACAAACCGGTGCAGTTATCAAAATCAAAGCTAAAAAAGTGGCTCGCTTTAAAGCTGGTAAAGAGCTTGCTTCTAAGCTCTAA